ACTTTCTCTACTAAAACATCAATTAAATCTTCCTTACTTGCATCCATTCCAACACTTGTTGTACATGGTGCATCTGATCCTCTTAATTCTTCTAATTCGCGCACGCCATAAGCAACACGACGAATATTGAATAAGTTTGCTGGACCAATATTATCAGAAGTTGAGCTGCCACCAACTGCACCACAGCCTAAATTTAAAGCTGGCATTAAATTGGTTGAAGCACCAATTCCACCCAAAGAACCACCTGTATTTACTAACAATCTTGAAACAGGTTTTTTCAAAGCAAACTCGCGAATAACAGCTTTGTCTTCTGAATGAATAATCATTGTGTGACCGGCACCTTCATGATTTAAAATATCCATACTTAACTCACAAGCTGCTGACCAGTTTGGCGCTGTATAAAAGGCCAAGATTGGAGCTAACTTCTCACGAGAATAAGGAACTTTAGAACCAACACGACTCTCTTCAGCAATTAAAACTCGTGCGCCTTCTGGAATCGATAAGCCTGTTAATGAAGCAATACGTTGCACAGATTTCCCAACGATTTGCGGATTCATTGAACCATTCGCACGCATAATGAACTTCTCAAGCTGTTCAGCTTCTTTCGCATTTAAGAAATAAGCCCCTTGTTTTTCTAACTCGTTAATGACTTTTTCTCGATTGATTTCTTCAACAATGATCGACTGTTCTGATGCACAAATTGTACCGTTATCAAATGTCTTAGAATCTAGAATGCGTTTAACGGCCATTGGAATGTTGGCTGTTCTTTCGATAAATGCTGGACCATTTCCTGGACCAACTCCGATTGCTGGCGTACCTGATGAGTATGCTGCTTTGACCATTGCAGAACCACCTGTCGCTAAAATTAACGACGTATCTTTATGTTTCATTAATTGATCCGTTCCTTGAATCGTTGGAACTTGCATTGAACTAATCGCTCCAACAGGACAACCTGCTGCTACTGCTGCTTCTTCAATCACTTTAACTGTCTCCAAGATGCTGTTAATTGCATTAGGATGTGGTGAGAAAACAATACTATTACCCGCTTTAATTGAAATCAACGCTTTATAAATGACCGTTGAAGTTGGATTTGTTGAAGGAATTAACCCTGCAACAACGCCCACTGGCACTGCAACTTCCATGACTTTTGTTTGTTCATCATCACTTAAAACGCCAACTGTTTTCATATCTTTGATAGCTTCAAAAACACCTTTAGAACCAAAAGCATTTTTAACCACTTTATCTTGCCAGATACCAAATCCAGTTTCTTCGTGAGCCATTTTAGCTAATTTAACGCGATTATCATAACCCGCTTTTGCGATGGCTTCACAAATGGTATCAATTTGTTGTTGCGACATATTCGCTAATTCTTTTTGCGCTTTTTTAGCATGTCCAATTAAATCGCGAACTTCTTGAATGGAGACTAAATCTTTATCTTGGATTGTCACTATTTATCATTCCTTTCTTTTTCTGCTTGAATCGCATCGATTAAGGCTTTTTTATTCGCAAATTTAATCTCTTTTTTAGAAAGGGATGTCAGTTCCATTTGATAAGCTAGTTTTCGTAAATCAACAACTTTCATTTGGGCTAATTCTTGCTCTAAGCTTTCTTCAATGACTTCTTGAATTTCTTTTTTCAAGCTCTCTTTTACTTCTTTTACTATTGAGTTTTCAGCCTGTTTTACAACATTTTCAACTGGTTCTGCAACATCTTGTTTAGCTATTGCGGAAAAGACCATTTCGGCAGTTGCTGCATCCATTCTTGGAATCACATGGCTTCCAACTAGACAACCTAATTTTTCTGTTACAGACACTGCTGCTTCAACGGCTGCTTGAACCGCTCCAACGTCTCCAACTACTTGAACTGTTGTTAACCCGCCACTGATAACTTCTGCCTGTAAAAGCTCTACATTTGCAGCTTTTAAGGCTGTATCCGCAGCTTCAATGGCGCCTAAAAATCCTGTTACTTCAATCATACCTAATGCTTCATATTTCAATAGCTTATGCCTCCTTAACTCTAATATGCGATTGGATTGCTAGCTACAACTTCAACAGCTTGAGCAAAAGCATCGCAAGCTGCTTTACAGGCTGATTGGCTTCCTGTTAGTAGTGCTCCACCAAAGTTTGTTTCTGATGGTGGGCCATAAAAAGCTGCAATATCAACATCTGCTGCTTTTAATGCTGCATCTAATGCGTACATTGCTTCTAACGGTGGGGCAATTAGATAAGCTAAAGCTTCACCTTCTGTAACATTAGCTTCTTTTGATAAAAATGAACCCGTTCTAGAAACGCAGTGAGCAAAATAAGGAATGGAGTCATCTTCATTACTACTGATAAAGCTAGCACCCGATTCAATTTCTTGAATTGCAACTTCTAGACCACTTTTAACCTCAGCTGGACTTGGACCAGCAATAATCCCAATCACTTCTCCAGCTAATTTGGTTGAGGCGTTGGCTGCTCCAGCATATAAACTTTTTGCATACACAACATCAACTTCTGCCGCTTTTGTTGCTTCATCTAATGCTACATAAGTCACATCATCACAATCAGAAGTAATTAAACCTAAGCTGCGTTGATTTGGTCCTAAATTTAATGATTTAGCCATTGCCGCATCGACATTAGAAATGACTTTAACGCTTAATACACTTGCACCTAAACGATCATTTTTCATTCAAATTTTCCTCCCTTATTCAGCTTCTTTTAAATCAATTCCTGATTTCTTCTTATCAAGCATATTTTTAATTAATTCAGCAATATAGGCACCTGCTTCAACGGCTGGTGTTCCACCACTGTGAATATTTGAAATAACTGTTCTTCTTGCTTCTGGCATTCCAACTGTTGGTTTATAAGCAATATACGCACTCATTGATTCTGCTGTAACTAAACCTGGACGTTCACCAATCAAAAGACACACAACATCAGCATCTGTTAACTCACCAATTTTATCCATTGCCGGAACTCGAGCATGCTTCACAAAAACAACTGAATCAAAGTCTAAATTAAACATTTTTAGCCCTTGTTTAATAGAAGGAATAATATCTTTAATGTTCGCTCCGATTGCTGCTGAACTTAATCCATCTCCAACAACCACTTGAACTTTTGCTCCATGAGTTGTATTATCTTTAATAATTTCACACATTTCTGGAGAAAACTGACGACCTAAATCTGGTCTAGTTACATACTCATCTTTATCGTGACATAGGGTTTCAACCGAAACAAAATTCATCTCTTTGACTAATGCTTCATCTACATAAGAGAAAACTGCATCTTGAGCAGCGGCATGATCGGCTCTAAAACGTAATGTTGATTGAGTTTTATAACGGGTCCCCGCGCGCCATAAGCCTAACCTAGCTGGTGTGAATTGCTTCATTTTTTGATAACCTTCTGGGTCTTCTGCATGTGGAACTAAAAATTGTTTTTTGATATCTACTTCTGTAATATCTGGAATACACCCATCTTCAACGTCATTTTGAGCTACAGTTTCAGTAACTTTTACAGCAATTGCTGATTGAACATCATTGCTTAAATCAACGTTTCCATCTGCCATTTCACTCAAAATATTTTCAATAATTGTTTTTAAGTTTTTTTCATCTACCATTTTATGCTACTCCCTCCTTTACTTTTTCAAAAATACAGATGCATCGCCAGCACGTTCAGTTAATTTACCATTGATACTAAAGCCCATTTTTTCCATCCATTGGTCAAATTCAGTTGTTGGACGTAAATTGAACATATCGCGTAATGTAGCCGTTTCATGGTATCCAGTTGTTTGATAATTTAACATAACATCATCTGCATGAGGAATTCCCATAATAAAGTTACAGCCTGCTGTTGCTAAAAGCACTGCTAAGTTTTCAGCATCATTTTGATCAGCTTTCATATGGTTTGTATAACAAACATCACAACCCATTGAAATACCTGATAATTTACCCATAAAGTGATCTTCTAAACCAGCACGGATAACTTGTTTTGAATCATATAAATATTCAGGTCCAATAAAACCAACAACAGTATTCACTAGATATGGATCGAATTTTTTAGCAAATCCATAACAACGAGCTTCCATCGTAACTTGATCGACACCATAATGTGCGTCAGAAGATAATTCAGATCCTTGGCCCGTTTCAAAGTACATAACGTTTGGTCCAGCTGCTGCACCAACTTCTAAAGCTAATTTTTTCGCTTCAGCAATGTCAGTCGCATTGAAACCAAAGGCTGTATTTCCTTTTTCAGAACCTGCAATTGATTGGAATACTAATCCAGTAGGAGCACCTTGACGCATCGCTTCCATTTGTGTTTTAACATGAGCTAAGACACAAGTTTGAGTTGGGATTTCCCACTCTTGACGGAAGTCTTCAAAACGATGTAAGATACGTTTCACACTTTCAGTTGAATCATCCACAGGATTTAATCCAATAACTGCATCACCAATTCCGTAAGATAAACCTTCCATTAACGAAGCCATAATACCATCAATATTATCTGTTGGGTGATTTGGTTGGAGACGCGCTGAAAAATGACCGGGCATCCCAATTGTTGTATTTGCCGTCTTCATGACAACCATTTTTTTCGCTGCATAAATTAAATCCATATTAGACATTAATTTAGCTACCGCAGCAACCATTTCAGAAGTTAAGCCACGGCCAAGAATTTTGATATCGTGATCGGTTGTTCTTAAGTCTAATAACCACTCTCTTAATTCTTCAACTGTCCAGTTTTTAATTTGCTCATAAGTTCTTTTATTGACACCATCAACGATGATTCGTGTCACTTCATCCTCTTCATAAGGTACTGCTGGGTTGTTGAATAAATCTGACAATTTCAACTGTGCTAAAACAACTTTAGCTGCAACCCTTTCCTCTGCCGATGTTGCGCTGATTCCGGCTAAACTATCACCAGATTTAACTTCATTGGCTTTTGCCATGACTTCCATGACCGTTTTAAATTGATACGTCTTGCCAAATAGTATTGTTTTTAAAATCATTACTAAATCCTCCTTGTCCTTCTCTAACATTTATTAATCAGTGGTTTAATTAAATTGCTTCTGAAAACTTTAGCTGCAACCATCGTTTTCAGATACTACCTAATTAAAAACCAACGTCTTCACAACTACGGGTAGCACTGTTCCATTGGCAATCGGATTCCCAATATCAATATAATCTCCATTTTCAACACGGACACTGTCTAAACAGACAAATGGATAATCTTTTGGTAAAAGACTATGAATGCTTTGTCCCAAAGCTTTCGCCATATCTTCTTGCACCATAACAATTAATGGATCTTTGCGCTGAATTAAAGTATCTAACCCTTTGACAATTGCTTCAGCTAAATTTAAAACAGTTTGAAAACTGGGACTCTTCTCACCAGATAGCCCGAGGGCAATCATTTGAAATTCATTTTCCAGTTGATACCATTGCAACTTTTCACTAATTTTAGAAGCAATTTCCTGACTCGTTCCAACTTCATCAGCTAGTGCTAATTTTAAGATTGGAATATTTTGAATTGGTAAAATTTCCTTTGTATACGTAATCGTACTCCCACTAACTTCAGCAGTATGAGAACCAGCACCTACAACCGTTGCACGAATTGTTTCAACAGATGGAATGACTTCTTTCTCTTCGACTAATCTTGAGTTCGCAATTCCTTGCCCTAAGAGTAAACCAATGTCACCATATTTAAATGGATTTTCCGGTAAGTTTTTAGCAATACAATCCGCAACTCCGCCTGAAAAGGAGATACCTTTGATGCGTTGATCTAAGCGCAAGCCTTTATTTGTTAGAATTCGTTCATAAAAATTACTTTGCATGCCTAAGCCAACACTATTTTCTAGCAAGCGCACCATTTCTTTAATAATTGGTTGGAGTTGTTCAACACTTGTTGGTTGGTTTAATTGGATTGGCAGGTTTTGCTTGGCAATGATTTCTTGCAATTTTGGTGCAATATACGTAATTTTCTTAGTTGTCGAATCAACTTTAATTAAGCGTCCACCAATATCCAAACAACCTGTATCACTAACTTCACCGTCTTCAAACAAAGCTAAGTTGGTTGTTCCACCACCAATATCTAAATTCACAACGGACATCCGATTTTCCTTTGAGTATGTGTGAGCACCAGCACCTTTACCAGCAATAATACTTTCCAAATCAGGACCTGCAGTCGCAACAACAAAATCACCAGCAAATCCACTTAAAGCCGTTAAAACTTTACTCGCATTTTCTTTACGGGCCGTTTCGCCAGTTATAATGACTGCACCCATTTGAATTTCTTCTTTTTGGATACCCGCTTTTCGATATTGTTCCTCAACAAATTGTTTAATTTCTTCAACGTCAATTAAATTATCGGCTAAAATTGGTGTAAAACGAATATCACTTTTATAGATAACTTTTTTATCAGAAATCACAATGCGTGGAATCGAAAAGGCTGAGGCCATATTTTCAATGAATAGTTCGGATAAAACTAGCTGGGTAGTGGATGTGCCTAAATCAATCCCAACACTTAGAATTTTTTCTGTCATTGTACTGAGCTCCTCCTTTGCTAATGAACTGGCTTCGTGACTAATTTAAAACAATACAAAATTCAATTTAACCCTTAAAAACTAAGCTGACTTTCTAAAAAAAGCATAATAAAAAGCAAGGACGACAGTCGGCTTTTGAGCCGCTGCATACCTTGTCTCTAAGGCGCTAAAGCGTCAAGAGGCAAGGAAAAGCGTCATTGCTTAATGAAACTGACATCGTTGTCAGTCTTAGTTTTTAAAGAAGAAACGCGTACTTGTACCAGTTTCTTCTTTTGATTTAATTTTTATTTTGCCACGTAATTTATCTTTTACATAGCTATTTACAATTTGTAAACCTAAACTTGTTGTGGATACTTTTTTAACATCAAATCCAGTACCATCATCTATTACTGAGATCGTAATAACTTTTTCTTCTGCTTGGGCTGTTAATTTAATCAACCCTACTTGTTCATTTCCAAAGGCGTGGTCATAACTATTTTGAAGTAATTCATTAACTATTAAGGCAATCGCAACTGTTCGGTCACTATCTATCACAATATCCGGGCTAACATCACTGACAACTGTAATGTGGTTTCGATCCAAAAAACAGCGCTGGATATTATAGACAACTGATTCTAAAACAGTTTTTAATTGAATTCCGTCTTCAACTTGTTTTGATAGTAATTCATGCGTAGCTGAAATGGCTAAAATGCGACTGACACTCTCATTCAAAGCTGTTTTTGCTTCTTGGCTCTCACAACGCCTAGCTTGAATACGTAATAAAGAAACAACGGATTGCAAATTATTTTTTACTCTGTGGTGAATCTCTCTAATCGCAACCGACTTAGAAATAATTTCAGCTTCTTTATTTTTAATTTCAGTCTTGTCTTGTAACATCATAATAAAAACATTTTCCTTATCAACAAAAATTTGCTTCATTGCAAAATAATAAGTATCAAATTTAATTTCTTTGATTTCTGAATTTGACCATTTCCCAATTGATCTCAAGTAGACTAATTGTTCAAATGTAGATAAGTCTAGGGATAGATTATCATAATGTAAACCGATTATATTCCCAATATAGCCAAATGCTTCATAGTAAGAATCTGCTGCTTTATTTTTTTGTAATAAGTAACCAGCTTCATCAAAAATTAAAATTCCATCATTTAGATTATCAACAATAGATTCATTAAATGAGTCTATCGCCTGCAAAACGGAGGAAACTTCAACAAAATCCTGGTATTTATTGCTAACTTCAAAGCTTTCTTTAATTGTTTGACTAACATCTTCTT
This Carnobacterium maltaromaticum DSM 20342 DNA region includes the following protein-coding sequences:
- the eutC gene encoding ethanolamine ammonia-lyase subunit EutC, which gives rise to MVDEKNLKTIIENILSEMADGNVDLSNDVQSAIAVKVTETVAQNDVEDGCIPDITEVDIKKQFLVPHAEDPEGYQKMKQFTPARLGLWRAGTRYKTQSTLRFRADHAAAQDAVFSYVDEALVKEMNFVSVETLCHDKDEYVTRPDLGRQFSPEMCEIIKDNTTHGAKVQVVVGDGLSSAAIGANIKDIIPSIKQGLKMFNLDFDSVVFVKHARVPAMDKIGELTDADVVCLLIGERPGLVTAESMSAYIAYKPTVGMPEARRTVISNIHSGGTPAVEAGAYIAELIKNMLDKKKSGIDLKEAE
- a CDS encoding ethanolamine ammonia-lyase subunit EutB, with translation MILKTILFGKTYQFKTVMEVMAKANEVKSGDSLAGISATSAEERVAAKVVLAQLKLSDLFNNPAVPYEEDEVTRIIVDGVNKRTYEQIKNWTVEELREWLLDLRTTDHDIKILGRGLTSEMVAAVAKLMSNMDLIYAAKKMVVMKTANTTIGMPGHFSARLQPNHPTDNIDGIMASLMEGLSYGIGDAVIGLNPVDDSTESVKRILHRFEDFRQEWEIPTQTCVLAHVKTQMEAMRQGAPTGLVFQSIAGSEKGNTAFGFNATDIAEAKKLALEVGAAAGPNVMYFETGQGSELSSDAHYGVDQVTMEARCYGFAKKFDPYLVNTVVGFIGPEYLYDSKQVIRAGLEDHFMGKLSGISMGCDVCYTNHMKADQNDAENLAVLLATAGCNFIMGIPHADDVMLNYQTTGYHETATLRDMFNLRPTTEFDQWMEKMGFSINGKLTERAGDASVFLKK
- the eutL gene encoding ethanolamine utilization microcompartment protein EutL, with the translated sequence MKNDRLGASVLSVKVISNVDAAMAKSLNLGPNQRSLGLITSDCDDVTYVALDEATKAAEVDVVYAKSLYAGAANASTKLAGEVIGIIAGPSPAEVKSGLEVAIQEIESGASFISSNEDDSIPYFAHCVSRTGSFLSKEANVTEGEALAYLIAPPLEAMYALDAALKAADVDIAAFYGPPSETNFGGALLTGSQSACKAACDAFAQAVEVVASNPIAY
- the eutA gene encoding ethanolamine ammonia-lyase reactivating factor EutA; translated protein: MTEKILSVGIDLGTSTTQLVLSELFIENMASAFSIPRIVISDKKVIYKSDIRFTPILADNLIDVEEIKQFVEEQYRKAGIQKEEIQMGAVIITGETARKENASKVLTALSGFAGDFVVATAGPDLESIIAGKGAGAHTYSKENRMSVVNLDIGGGTTNLALFEDGEVSDTGCLDIGGRLIKVDSTTKKITYIAPKLQEIIAKQNLPIQLNQPTSVEQLQPIIKEMVRLLENSVGLGMQSNFYERILTNKGLRLDQRIKGISFSGGVADCIAKNLPENPFKYGDIGLLLGQGIANSRLVEEKEVIPSVETIRATVVGAGSHTAEVSGSTITYTKEILPIQNIPILKLALADEVGTSQEIASKISEKLQWYQLENEFQMIALGLSGEKSPSFQTVLNLAEAIVKGLDTLIQRKDPLIVMVQEDMAKALGQSIHSLLPKDYPFVCLDSVRVENGDYIDIGNPIANGTVLPVVVKTLVFN
- a CDS encoding sensor histidine kinase, with amino-acid sequence MIKAQIAELCQKYSDLTEEDIAEISFQASKIEMSPMYSEQDAFIDIINIYTSEAVVIYHKPPLTIPSLYKETVVGKAAKRENEPGVLRTFETALNSEGLLARNQEDKLIRQKVYPIRNHKRNIAVLIVEEDVSQTIKESFEVSNKYQDFVEVSSVLQAIDSFNESIVDNLNDGILIFDEAGYLLQKNKAADSYYEAFGYIGNIIGLHYDNLSLDLSTFEQLVYLRSIGKWSNSEIKEIKFDTYYFAMKQIFVDKENVFIMMLQDKTEIKNKEAEIISKSVAIREIHHRVKNNLQSVVSLLRIQARRCESQEAKTALNESVSRILAISATHELLSKQVEDGIQLKTVLESVVYNIQRCFLDRNHITVVSDVSPDIVIDSDRTVAIALIVNELLQNSYDHAFGNEQVGLIKLTAQAEEKVITISVIDDGTGFDVKKVSTTSLGLQIVNSYVKDKLRGKIKIKSKEETGTSTRFFFKN
- a CDS encoding acetaldehyde dehydrogenase (acetylating), producing MTIQDKDLVSIQEVRDLIGHAKKAQKELANMSQQQIDTICEAIAKAGYDNRVKLAKMAHEETGFGIWQDKVVKNAFGSKGVFEAIKDMKTVGVLSDDEQTKVMEVAVPVGVVAGLIPSTNPTSTVIYKALISIKAGNSIVFSPHPNAINSILETVKVIEEAAVAAGCPVGAISSMQVPTIQGTDQLMKHKDTSLILATGGSAMVKAAYSSGTPAIGVGPGNGPAFIERTANIPMAVKRILDSKTFDNGTICASEQSIIVEEINREKVINELEKQGAYFLNAKEAEQLEKFIMRANGSMNPQIVGKSVQRIASLTGLSIPEGARVLIAEESRVGSKVPYSREKLAPILAFYTAPNWSAACELSMDILNHEGAGHTMIIHSEDKAVIREFALKKPVSRLLVNTGGSLGGIGASTNLMPALNLGCGAVGGSSTSDNIGPANLFNIRRVAYGVRELEELRGSDAPCTTSVGMDASKEDLIDVLVEKVLAQLQ
- a CDS encoding BMC domain-containing protein, which encodes MKYEALGMIEVTGFLGAIEAADTALKAANVELLQAEVISGGLTTVQVVGDVGAVQAAVEAAVSVTEKLGCLVGSHVIPRMDAATAEMVFSAIAKQDVAEPVENVVKQAENSIVKEVKESLKKEIQEVIEESLEQELAQMKVVDLRKLAYQMELTSLSKKEIKFANKKALIDAIQAEKERNDK